One genomic window of Candidatus Pseudobacter hemicellulosilyticus includes the following:
- a CDS encoding RagB/SusD family nutrient uptake outer membrane protein has translation MQSTIAILFAGLLLTSCNKWLDVQPKSEVKDEQLFSNAQGFRDALYGAYNLMTGTNMYGGEMTMGMLSGLAQDYDLSNPISNYYSVGRYDYNETQLQGRLLTAWRGSYNVIANLNNLLKQIEGKQGLFTGNEYNLVKGEALGLRAYLHFDLLRLFGNSYAAGRADAAIPYVTSFGKTVTPLSTVEETLNKCLGDLTEAKALLQNDPVKQTSGNPQSATDMLYRRSCHFNKFAVEGLMARIYLYMNNKPAALAAAQQVINSDQFRFIAQNEVSVAADQRDRTFSPEQVFALYIYNLVTFTDQRFRGTAQNDRLFNSAENYRSIFEVNSGGSTDYRYNYLLETVNGLIYSSRFWQIEAAPSAVKYLMPLLRLSEMYYIAAESTPDVAEGIGYLNAVRSHRGIANLSTSLTAEQLQAELLKEYRKEFFSEGQTFYLYKRLQTVNIPGTTIPGSKAVYVPPTPPIESEYGNR, from the coding sequence ATGCAATCAACTATAGCCATCCTTTTCGCCGGCTTGCTGCTGACCTCCTGCAACAAGTGGCTGGATGTGCAACCGAAATCAGAGGTGAAAGATGAACAGCTGTTCTCCAATGCCCAGGGATTCAGGGACGCCCTCTATGGCGCGTACAACCTCATGACCGGTACAAATATGTACGGGGGCGAAATGACCATGGGCATGCTGAGCGGGCTGGCACAGGACTATGACCTCTCCAACCCTATCAGCAATTATTACAGCGTGGGCCGCTATGACTATAACGAAACACAATTGCAGGGCCGCCTGCTCACCGCCTGGCGGGGCAGCTACAATGTGATCGCCAACCTGAACAACCTGCTCAAACAAATTGAAGGCAAGCAGGGACTGTTCACCGGCAATGAATACAACCTGGTAAAAGGCGAAGCGCTGGGGCTGCGGGCCTACCTGCATTTCGACCTGCTGCGCCTCTTCGGTAACAGCTATGCTGCAGGTCGTGCCGATGCCGCTATTCCCTACGTCACCAGCTTCGGCAAAACCGTTACGCCACTGTCTACCGTGGAAGAAACCCTTAACAAATGCCTGGGCGATCTCACCGAGGCCAAAGCATTGTTGCAGAATGACCCGGTAAAACAAACCTCCGGCAACCCGCAATCGGCCACCGATATGCTGTATCGCCGGAGCTGCCATTTCAACAAGTTTGCCGTGGAAGGACTGATGGCCCGCATCTATCTCTACATGAACAACAAACCCGCCGCCCTGGCCGCTGCGCAGCAAGTGATCAACTCGGACCAGTTCCGGTTCATTGCGCAGAACGAAGTGTCCGTAGCCGCCGATCAGCGGGACCGGACCTTCTCGCCCGAGCAGGTGTTTGCCCTCTATATCTATAACCTGGTGACCTTTACCGATCAGCGTTTCCGCGGTACGGCGCAGAACGACCGCCTCTTCAATTCGGCGGAGAACTACCGCAGCATCTTTGAGGTCAACAGCGGCGGCTCTACCGATTACCGGTACAACTATCTCCTGGAAACAGTGAACGGCCTGATCTATTCCTCCCGCTTCTGGCAGATAGAAGCAGCGCCTTCCGCAGTGAAATACCTGATGCCCCTGCTGCGCCTTTCGGAAATGTATTATATAGCCGCCGAAAGCACGCCCGATGTAGCTGAAGGCATCGGTTACCTCAATGCCGTCCGCAGTCACCGCGGGATCGCTAACCTGTCCACCAGCCTGACCGCAGAACAGCTGCAGGCGGAATTGCTGAAAGAATACCGGAAAGAATTCTTCTCGGAAGGACAGACCTTTTATCTCTATAAGCGGCTACAGACCGTGAACATTCCCGGTACCACCATCCCCGGCAGCAAAGCGGTGTATGTACCGCCTACGCCGCCTATTGAAAGTGAATACGGAAACCGTTGA
- a CDS encoding bile acid:sodium symporter yields MKIDRFVIAIVISIVLAYFFPQLGSRDSKVPLDSISSGGIMIVFLLYGMKLSLPELRSGLANWRMHVLVQFITFLVFPVLVLPFYPLVHTPQQELLWISVLFLAALPSTVSSSVVMVSMAKGNVPAAIFNASISGIIGIVITPLWMRLFLQDSGGLSDSGAIYQSLLIELVLPLTVGLLLQPFFGKWVKRNLKVLSLFDKGVILLIIYKSFVHSFEDNLFSSVGPVLFGGLVVIVLVLFYTVYALSGFFARRLGFNREDEISTRFCGTKKSLMHGTVFSKALFANSGNMGLILLPLMLFHALQILIVSVKATKMAKEVRE; encoded by the coding sequence ATGAAAATAGACAGGTTTGTTATTGCGATCGTGATCAGTATTGTGCTGGCTTATTTTTTTCCGCAGTTGGGAAGCAGGGACAGTAAAGTGCCATTGGACAGTATCTCCTCCGGCGGCATCATGATAGTTTTCCTGTTATACGGTATGAAGCTGAGCCTGCCGGAACTGAGATCCGGTCTGGCCAACTGGCGTATGCATGTGCTGGTGCAATTCATCACCTTCCTGGTATTCCCGGTGCTGGTACTCCCCTTCTACCCGTTGGTACATACCCCGCAGCAGGAACTGTTATGGATCTCCGTTCTCTTCCTGGCAGCCCTGCCCTCTACTGTGTCCTCTTCAGTGGTGATGGTGTCCATGGCCAAAGGCAATGTACCAGCCGCTATTTTCAATGCCAGTATTTCCGGTATCATCGGCATTGTGATCACGCCTTTATGGATGCGGCTCTTCCTCCAGGATAGCGGCGGCCTGAGTGATTCCGGCGCCATCTATCAATCCCTGCTCATTGAGCTGGTCCTGCCACTGACAGTTGGCCTGCTGCTGCAACCTTTCTTCGGTAAATGGGTGAAACGAAATCTAAAGGTCTTATCCCTGTTCGATAAAGGTGTGATCCTGCTCATTATATATAAAAGCTTTGTCCACTCTTTCGAGGATAACCTGTTCAGCAGTGTAGGCCCCGTGCTTTTTGGCGGACTGGTGGTCATTGTGCTGGTGCTATTTTATACCGTCTACGCCCTGTCGGGATTTTTTGCCCGGCGACTGGGTTTCAACCGTGAAGATGAGATCAGCACCCGTTTCTGCGGCACCAAGAAATCGCTGATGCATGGCACCGTATTCTCCAAAGCGCTCTTTGCCAACAGCGGCAATATGGGCCTGATCCTCCTGCCACTGATGCTGTTCCATGCCTTGCAGATATTGATCGTGAGTGTGAAAGCCACCAAAATGGCGAAAGAGGTACGGGAATAG
- a CDS encoding PKD-like family lipoprotein → MNRLKMLLSLAGFGLLAGCYKDKGNYDYTELNEISISTSTDIVNVKQFDTLKIDPVVTLQDQSGQGKLKYSWYYLNQLNLTSYEISKDKNIRSVIGATPGTYELYLKVTDSSTGVGAFHKFQMQVTSNLPEGWLFLYEAGADSSDAALILPSGQILADLHQLSNQKRIAGQPRQIVNYSANWNKQYIFTLTSKGYTYINPLDFKIIVPADSAFYSLPPNLDPVATFPNPGTWFFNDYLFNGKKLYVRQWPGPMAKPYFGAALEGDYQAAPWIMGTPYDAFGGYPAVIYDEAHSRFMYLPPNQTTLTTFSNTPAAFNMNNMGGKKLLFAHNTEAGFATALFQQPADDSLFIYRMDFGTNRANTLQLPPPVDSIAIDLSRAPEMKSASLFDLSPDLPLLYYAVSNKLYKYDLAGNFSTLIYTFPAGASITAINMLDPQKYKPYPLVGRRFAVATLENGEGILYDFPVAPTGSFTGDTYQTRYSNSFGKITSINYKVSL, encoded by the coding sequence ATGAACAGACTAAAAATGCTCCTTTCCCTTGCCGGCTTCGGCCTGCTGGCCGGTTGCTATAAGGACAAAGGCAATTACGATTATACCGAGCTGAACGAGATCAGTATCAGCACCAGCACTGATATTGTCAACGTAAAACAATTTGACACGCTGAAAATTGATCCCGTGGTCACCCTCCAGGACCAGAGCGGCCAGGGCAAGCTGAAATATTCCTGGTACTATCTCAATCAGCTCAACCTGACCAGCTACGAGATCTCGAAGGATAAAAATATCCGCAGCGTCATCGGCGCCACGCCCGGCACCTATGAGCTGTACCTTAAAGTGACCGATAGCAGCACCGGCGTTGGCGCCTTCCACAAATTCCAGATGCAGGTGACCAGCAACCTGCCCGAAGGCTGGCTCTTCCTGTATGAAGCAGGCGCTGACTCTTCCGATGCCGCACTGATCCTGCCTTCCGGCCAGATCCTGGCCGACCTGCACCAGCTCTCCAACCAGAAAAGGATTGCCGGTCAGCCCCGCCAGATCGTGAACTACAGCGCCAACTGGAACAAACAGTATATTTTCACGCTCACCAGCAAAGGCTATACGTATATCAACCCGCTGGACTTCAAGATCATTGTACCGGCCGACAGTGCTTTTTACAGCCTGCCGCCCAACCTGGACCCTGTGGCCACTTTCCCCAACCCCGGCACCTGGTTCTTCAATGATTACCTGTTCAACGGTAAAAAGCTCTATGTGCGCCAATGGCCCGGGCCTATGGCCAAGCCTTACTTCGGCGCAGCGCTGGAAGGCGATTACCAGGCCGCTCCCTGGATCATGGGAACGCCCTATGACGCCTTTGGCGGTTATCCCGCAGTGATCTATGATGAGGCGCATAGCCGCTTTATGTACCTGCCGCCCAACCAGACCACGCTCACCACTTTTTCCAATACGCCCGCAGCCTTCAACATGAACAATATGGGCGGCAAAAAACTGCTCTTCGCCCATAATACGGAAGCAGGTTTTGCCACCGCCCTGTTCCAGCAGCCTGCCGATGACTCGCTGTTCATTTACCGGATGGACTTTGGCACCAACCGCGCCAACACTTTGCAGCTGCCCCCACCGGTGGACAGCATTGCTATTGACCTGTCCCGTGCGCCGGAGATGAAGTCGGCCAGCTTATTTGACCTCTCGCCCGATCTGCCACTGCTCTACTATGCCGTCAGCAATAAACTGTACAAGTATGACCTGGCCGGTAATTTCAGCACGCTGATCTATACCTTCCCTGCCGGCGCCAGCATCACGGCCATCAATATGCTGGACCCGCAGAAATACAAGCCCTATCCCCTGGTAGGCCGCCGCTTTGCTGTGGCCACCCTGGAAAATGGCGAAGGCATCCTGTACGATTTCCCGGTAGCTCCTACCGGTTCCTTTACCGGGGATACCTACCAGACCCGCTACAGCAACAGCTTTGGTAAGATCACCAGCATCAACTATAAAGTCAGCCTCTGA
- a CDS encoding SusC/RagA family TonB-linked outer membrane protein: MRLSALLLLISLHAAAASFSQNVTISVKEEKLGKVFTLLRKQTGFDFFCDARLLRDANPVTLTVSNRPLAEVLKLALANQSLNFTLVDNAIVISPKPAQPNWQPSAWVSITGRVLDASTNTPLPGASIVQKGTQNASASDQQGNFVVRSDKNEATVVVSSIGYETQELTLRANQPNIIRMVRKAADMSETVVTGIIARKSGSFTGAATTFTAQELRQAGNRNLIQSLRALDPSFQVAESNLLGSNPNQLPDIQVRGASNLPDLRGDYTGSPNLPLFIMDGFEVPLQRVFDLDMNRVERITILKDATATALYGSRSANGVVVIQTKEPEAGKMRISYTGDFTLETPDLREYNLLNAAQKLEIEKAAGLYSAPYNLTTQQGLDELYNRRLAEVNRGVNTDWISQPLQNSFGQRHYLYLEGGDRSLRYAMDLSANLANGVMKESGRKTYTGGMMLSYRVKNLLFRNYLSVTQNKATNSPYGDFTSYARMNPYWRMKDANGNILQAVDSISTFGSVNFPALVANPLYNSTLNTQDYSQYLQVNDNFSLEWLISPDLKLRSNFSLQTQRNEFHIFKPADHTDFLNYAEADYLRKGSYTLQNGKTNLYEFSTYLDFNRTFGGRHLFYATAGVNGSDQSGNTNTLVAEGFPSQNLDDPGYGGQYQQGGRPLSSDNKSRRISFLSNINYSYDNRYVADLSVSTDGSSRFGSDNRFAPFWAVGAGWNIHNEAWAKSLRAISYLKLRASYGSTGTQNFPSYQAMTTYSYFTQTRYLNAIGAYLISLGNSELKWQQKNTLNIGADITLFRGKLSLTANYYDDRTQNQLIDLSIPPSMGFVSYKENLGEVSNKGYELNARYFLVRNNSSRFSWSVNASVFHNSNKLLKISNALKAYNEQQNKDQVDNNSTSPTLLYQEGQSITAIYTVRSLGIDPATGREVFLKRDGSKTFVWSAEDKVVTGDATPEFQGLFGTNIMYQGFTLNVIFRYYFGGQLYNQTLVDRVENADIRYNVDNRVYEGRWRQPGDHTFFKNVADRSVTLPSSRFVQDDNVLNCESVNLQYDFAQTAFLRKLPLQTLRLNLYANNPFRISSVKQERGLAYPFAQSYSFSIQTSF, translated from the coding sequence ATGAGGCTATCCGCCCTACTACTGCTTATTTCCTTACATGCAGCGGCAGCTTCCTTCTCCCAGAATGTCACTATTTCGGTGAAGGAGGAAAAACTGGGTAAAGTGTTTACCCTGCTGCGCAAGCAGACCGGCTTCGATTTCTTCTGCGACGCCCGGCTGCTGCGGGACGCCAATCCCGTAACGCTGACTGTCAGCAACAGGCCGCTGGCAGAAGTGCTGAAGCTGGCCCTGGCCAATCAATCCCTCAATTTTACGCTGGTGGACAATGCCATTGTCATCAGCCCCAAGCCTGCCCAGCCCAACTGGCAGCCCTCTGCCTGGGTCAGTATCACGGGCCGTGTGCTGGATGCCAGCACCAATACCCCCCTGCCCGGCGCCAGCATTGTGCAGAAAGGCACGCAGAACGCTTCCGCTTCCGATCAGCAGGGCAATTTTGTGGTCCGCTCGGACAAGAATGAAGCCACCGTTGTGGTCAGCTCTATCGGGTATGAAACCCAGGAACTGACCCTGCGGGCGAACCAGCCTAATATTATCCGCATGGTGCGCAAAGCCGCCGATATGAGTGAGACCGTAGTAACGGGCATCATTGCACGCAAATCCGGCAGCTTCACCGGTGCCGCCACCACCTTCACGGCACAGGAACTGCGCCAGGCCGGCAACCGCAACCTGATCCAGAGCCTCCGCGCCCTGGACCCCTCTTTCCAGGTGGCCGAAAGTAACCTGCTGGGCTCCAACCCCAACCAGCTGCCCGATATCCAGGTCCGTGGCGCCAGCAACCTGCCCGACCTGCGCGGTGATTATACCGGCAGCCCCAACCTGCCCCTCTTTATCATGGACGGTTTTGAAGTCCCCCTGCAACGGGTGTTTGACCTGGACATGAACCGCGTGGAAAGGATCACCATCCTCAAGGACGCCACCGCCACCGCACTCTACGGCTCCCGCAGCGCCAACGGCGTAGTGGTAATACAGACCAAGGAACCCGAGGCGGGTAAGATGCGGATCTCCTATACCGGCGATTTCACCCTGGAAACTCCTGATCTCCGGGAATATAACCTGCTCAACGCCGCCCAGAAACTGGAGATAGAGAAAGCAGCAGGACTGTACTCCGCTCCCTATAACCTCACCACCCAGCAGGGACTGGACGAGCTGTATAACCGCCGGCTGGCGGAGGTGAACCGCGGTGTCAATACCGACTGGATCTCCCAGCCGCTGCAAAATTCTTTCGGGCAAAGACATTATCTCTACCTGGAAGGCGGCGACCGCTCCCTGCGCTATGCCATGGACCTGTCCGCTAACCTGGCCAATGGGGTGATGAAAGAATCCGGTCGCAAGACCTATACCGGCGGCATGATGCTCTCCTACCGCGTCAAAAACCTGCTGTTCCGCAATTACCTCTCGGTAACGCAGAACAAAGCCACCAACTCGCCCTATGGCGACTTCACCAGCTATGCCCGGATGAACCCCTACTGGCGCATGAAGGATGCCAATGGCAATATCCTCCAGGCCGTGGACAGCATCAGCACTTTTGGCTCTGTCAACTTCCCCGCACTGGTAGCCAACCCGCTCTACAACAGCACCCTCAATACGCAGGACTATTCCCAGTACCTGCAGGTAAATGATAATTTCTCGCTGGAATGGTTGATCAGCCCCGACCTCAAGCTGCGCAGCAATTTCAGCCTGCAAACACAGCGCAATGAATTCCATATTTTCAAACCCGCTGACCATACCGATTTCCTGAACTATGCCGAGGCCGATTATCTCCGCAAGGGCAGTTATACCCTGCAGAATGGTAAGACCAACCTCTATGAGTTCAGCACCTACCTGGATTTCAACCGGACCTTTGGCGGCAGGCACCTGTTCTATGCCACCGCCGGCGTGAACGGCTCGGACCAGTCGGGCAACACCAATACCCTGGTAGCGGAAGGCTTCCCCAGCCAGAACCTGGACGATCCCGGTTATGGCGGTCAGTACCAGCAGGGCGGCAGGCCGCTCAGCAGTGATAATAAAAGTCGCCGCATCAGCTTCCTCTCCAATATCAACTACTCCTATGACAACCGCTATGTGGCCGACCTGTCCGTGAGCACCGACGGTTCCTCCCGCTTTGGCAGCGACAACCGCTTTGCACCTTTCTGGGCCGTAGGCGCCGGCTGGAATATCCATAATGAAGCCTGGGCCAAATCCCTGCGGGCTATCAGCTACCTCAAGCTCCGCGCTTCCTATGGCAGCACCGGCACGCAGAACTTCCCCTCCTACCAGGCCATGACCACCTATAGCTATTTTACGCAGACCCGCTACCTCAACGCCATCGGCGCTTACCTGATCAGCCTGGGCAACAGCGAGCTGAAATGGCAGCAGAAGAATACCCTGAACATCGGCGCAGATATCACCCTGTTCCGCGGTAAACTTTCGCTCACAGCCAACTATTATGACGACCGCACCCAGAACCAGCTGATAGACCTCTCCATCCCGCCATCCATGGGCTTTGTGAGCTACAAGGAAAACCTGGGCGAGGTGAGCAACAAAGGGTATGAGCTGAACGCCCGCTACTTCCTGGTGCGCAATAACAGCAGCCGGTTCAGCTGGAGCGTGAACGCATCAGTATTCCACAACAGCAACAAGCTGCTGAAGATCTCCAACGCACTCAAAGCCTATAACGAACAGCAGAACAAGGACCAGGTAGATAATAACAGTACCAGTCCCACCCTGCTGTACCAGGAAGGACAGTCCATCACCGCTATCTATACCGTCCGCTCCCTCGGCATTGATCCCGCCACCGGCCGGGAAGTATTCCTGAAAAGAGATGGTTCCAAAACCTTTGTATGGAGTGCGGAAGACAAGGTAGTGACCGGCGACGCCACGCCTGAGTTCCAGGGACTGTTCGGCACCAATATCATGTACCAGGGCTTTACCCTGAATGTGATCTTCCGGTATTATTTCGGTGGACAGTTGTACAACCAGACCCTGGTAGACCGCGTGGAGAATGCAGATATCCGGTACAATGTGGACAACCGCGTATATGAAGGCAGGTGGCGCCAGCCCGGCGATCATACCTTCTTCAAGAATGTGGCCGACCGCTCCGTGACCCTGCCCAGCTCCCGCTTTGTACAGGACGATAATGTACTGAACTGTGAATCGGTGAACCTGCAGTATGATTTTGCACAGACAGCCTTCCTCAGGAAGCTGCCCCTGCAAACCCTGCGGCTGAACCTGTATGCCAACAATCCCTTCCGCATCAGCTCGGTGAAGCAGGAACGCGGACTGGCCTACCCCTTCGCCCAATCCTATTCATTCTCTATCCAAACTTCATTTTAA
- a CDS encoding DUF4843 domain-containing protein, producing MTKKISIPGLLVALVTVSSLLATSCTKDPRLDYTSPASVYFFTDSLLYIQDSVTFSFAVHESSLQVDTVAIPLKLMGDAEGKDRSFTVVADPAKTTAQAGVHYDIITPKVKAGQFKDSLLVKVYKTADLASKEVRIALRITDGGELLPGATERLNYTVKLNNILSKPDNWDMLLIGFFGPYSEAKYRFIIDVTGLAVYNFRTPTGGVDFQYYMYLKQILRAALQEQGPIYDESNNPISFPA from the coding sequence ATGACAAAAAAGATCTCCATACCCGGCTTACTGGTAGCACTGGTCACGGTCAGCAGCCTGCTGGCCACCAGCTGCACCAAGGATCCCCGGCTTGATTATACCAGCCCTGCCAGCGTTTATTTTTTCACCGACAGCCTGCTGTATATCCAGGACAGCGTCACCTTTTCCTTTGCCGTGCATGAAAGCAGTTTGCAGGTGGATACCGTGGCCATCCCGCTGAAACTGATGGGCGATGCCGAAGGGAAGGACCGCAGCTTTACCGTGGTGGCCGATCCGGCAAAGACCACGGCCCAGGCAGGTGTGCATTATGATATCATCACCCCCAAAGTGAAAGCAGGCCAGTTCAAGGACAGCCTGCTGGTCAAAGTGTACAAGACCGCGGACCTGGCCAGCAAGGAAGTAAGGATAGCGCTGCGCATCACCGATGGCGGCGAACTGCTGCCCGGCGCTACGGAGCGACTGAACTACACCGTTAAGCTCAACAATATCCTCAGCAAACCTGATAACTGGGACATGCTGCTGATCGGTTTCTTTGGCCCCTACAGCGAGGCCAAGTACCGGTTCATCATTGATGTCACCGGCCTGGCAGTCTATAATTTCCGGACGCCTACCGGTGGCGTGGACTTCCAGTACTATATGTACCTGAAGCAAATCCTGCGGGCCGCCTTACAGGAACAGGGGCCCATCTATGATGAGTCCAACAACCCTATTTCTTTCCCTGCGTAA
- a CDS encoding DUF4974 domain-containing protein, whose translation MAPSNLPELLQKLLDNTLQPEELQALRQWLADPAHDTAVEDFIEKIYYQHRYQEAPAASIEALQRLLIAQLQQTPNAGLKATGSDPLKQAAETETAIVTPIGRNRRRQWLAAAAITIGIGLTAYFWLATPTEAPATAANNTTPTTPPKPGTDGAILTLADGRQLTLDSLGNGALTTENGMQVVLENQQLSYRATHTEAPEAITYNTLTTPRGRQFRMVLPDGTRVWLNSASSLVYPTRFTGTERKVTITGEAYFEVAKQPQQPFRVVAYDHTTEVLGTDLNINAYTDEPYTRTTLIDGRIRVLPLGADSKPVNLQPGQQVLLANGNPSQTRVVTADTEEVVAWKNGYFQFSEIDIQALMRQVARWYDVSIRYEGNLDQLHFSGIVSRRQEMAQLLKILEASHQIRFRQEGQTLIVYPK comes from the coding sequence ATGGCCCCCTCCAACTTACCAGAACTATTACAAAAGCTGCTCGACAATACCCTCCAACCGGAGGAGCTGCAGGCACTCCGCCAGTGGCTGGCCGATCCCGCGCATGATACAGCGGTGGAAGATTTCATTGAAAAAATTTATTACCAGCACCGATACCAGGAAGCCCCTGCCGCTTCTATCGAAGCACTACAGCGCCTCCTGATAGCGCAGCTGCAACAAACACCCAATGCCGGACTGAAGGCAACCGGATCCGATCCGTTGAAACAGGCCGCCGAAACAGAAACAGCCATCGTAACGCCGATAGGCCGGAACCGCCGCCGTCAATGGCTGGCCGCTGCCGCTATCACTATTGGCATTGGGTTAACTGCCTATTTCTGGCTGGCCACTCCCACAGAAGCTCCGGCCACCGCCGCAAACAATACCACACCTACTACGCCGCCCAAACCCGGCACAGACGGCGCTATCCTGACCCTGGCCGATGGCCGGCAACTCACCCTGGACAGCCTGGGCAATGGAGCGCTGACCACCGAGAACGGCATGCAGGTTGTGCTGGAGAACCAGCAGCTGAGCTACCGCGCCACCCATACCGAAGCACCCGAAGCCATTACCTATAATACCCTCACCACCCCGCGTGGCCGGCAGTTCCGCATGGTCCTGCCCGATGGCACCAGGGTATGGCTCAACTCAGCATCGTCCCTGGTGTATCCTACCCGCTTCACCGGTACAGAACGTAAAGTGACCATTACCGGCGAGGCTTATTTTGAAGTGGCGAAGCAACCCCAGCAGCCTTTTCGGGTAGTGGCCTATGATCATACCACCGAAGTACTCGGAACCGATCTCAATATCAACGCCTATACCGATGAACCCTATACCCGGACCACATTGATAGATGGCCGGATCCGCGTACTGCCGCTGGGCGCGGACAGTAAACCGGTGAACCTGCAACCCGGCCAGCAGGTATTGCTCGCCAATGGCAACCCGTCCCAAACCCGCGTAGTGACAGCAGATACAGAAGAAGTGGTTGCCTGGAAGAACGGCTATTTCCAGTTCAGTGAAATTGATATCCAGGCCCTGATGCGGCAGGTAGCACGCTGGTATGATGTAAGTATCCGCTATGAAGGCAACCTGGATCAGCTGCACTTTTCCGGCATTGTATCCCGGCGGCAGGAGATGGCGCAGCTGCTGAAGATCCTCGAGGCTTCGCACCAGATCCGTTTCCGGCAGGAAGGACAGACATTGATCGTGTATCCCAAATAA
- a CDS encoding RNA polymerase sigma-70 factor, translating to MAADPTERTALQRAASGDEQSYGLLFHQHLGKLYGLAYSFTKSDELAKDICQEVFLRIWHYREKLAEVENFEAWLITVAKNHIRNTLKKKVLVTRNEAQLLAHMQDSAPSVQQRLEWKEWEGHLREAVDRLPPQMQQVFRLSRFEGLSHAEIAERLQISRVTSQNHVARALALVRQYLLEKQNYLGLVLLFLVR from the coding sequence TTGGCAGCAGATCCAACAGAAAGGACAGCCCTTCAACGAGCGGCTTCGGGGGATGAGCAATCCTACGGACTATTATTTCACCAGCATCTGGGGAAGCTGTATGGTCTCGCCTACTCTTTCACCAAATCGGACGAGCTGGCCAAGGATATCTGCCAGGAAGTGTTCCTGCGCATCTGGCATTACCGGGAGAAGCTGGCCGAAGTAGAAAATTTTGAGGCCTGGCTGATCACGGTTGCCAAAAATCATATCCGCAATACTTTAAAGAAGAAGGTCCTGGTCACGCGCAACGAGGCGCAGCTGCTGGCGCATATGCAGGACAGCGCTCCTTCGGTGCAGCAGCGGCTGGAATGGAAGGAATGGGAAGGGCATTTGCGCGAGGCGGTGGATCGTTTGCCGCCGCAGATGCAGCAGGTTTTCCGGCTCAGCCGTTTTGAGGGCCTGAGCCATGCCGAGATCGCGGAGCGCCTGCAGATCTCCCGTGTCACTTCGCAGAACCATGTGGCGCGCGCCCTGGCGCTGGTGCGGCAGTATCTCCTGGAGAAACAGAATTATCTGGGACTGGTGCTGCTCTTCCTGGTACGCTGA